In the genome of Elephas maximus indicus isolate mEleMax1 chromosome 6, mEleMax1 primary haplotype, whole genome shotgun sequence, one region contains:
- the CCNT2 gene encoding cyclin-T2 isoform X3 produces MLQTLGFEITIEHPHTDVVKCTQLVRASKDLAQTSYFMATNSLHLTTFCLQYKPTVIACVCIHLACKWSNWEIPVSTDGKHWWEYVDPTVTLELLDELTHEFLQILEKTPSRLKRIRNWRANQAAKKPKVDGQVSETPLLGSSLVQNSILVDSVTGVPTNPGFQKPSTSAFPAPVPLNSGNISVQDSHTSDNLSLLATGMPGTSYSLSSHQGWPQDQESARTEQIYSQKQETSLSGSQYNINFQQGPSISLHSGLHHRSEKISDHSSIKQEYTHKAGSSKHHGPISAAPGIIPQKMSLDKYREKRKLETLDLDVRDHYIAAQVEQQHKHVQPQAASSSSVTSPIKMKIPITNPEKPEKYMADKKEKSGSLKLRIPIPPTDKNASKEELKMKIKVSSSERHSSSDEGSGKSKHSSPHITRDHKDKHKEHPSNRHHTSSHKHAHSHSGSSSGGSKHSADGIPPTILRSPMGLSSDGISSSSSSSRKKLHVNDAPHNHHSKMSKSSKSSGSSSSSSSSVKQYISSHNSVFNHPLPPPPPVTYQVGYGHLSTLVKLDKKPVETNGPDANHEYSTNSQHMDYKDTFDMLDSLLSAQGMNM; encoded by the exons GTTTTGAGATCACCATTGAACACCCACACACAGATGTGGTGAAATGTACCCAGTTAGTAAGAG CAAGCAAGGATTTGGCACAGACATCCTATTTCATGGCTACCAACAG TCTACATCTTACAACCTTCTGTCTTCAGTACAAACCAACAGTGATAGCATGTGTATGCATTCATTTGGCTTGCAAATGGTCCAATTGGGAGATTCCTGTGTCAACTGATGGAAAGCATTGGTGGGAATATGTGGATCCTACAGTTACTCTAGAATTACTAGATG agctAACACATGAGTTTCTACAAATATTGGAGAAAACGCCTAGTAGGTTGAAGAGGATTCGAAACTGGAGG GCTAATCAGGCAGCTAAGAAGCCAAAAGTAGATGGACAAGTATCAGAGACACCGCTTCTTGGCTCATCGTTGGTCCAGAATTCCATTTTAGTAGATAGTGTCACTGGTGTGCCTACAAACCCAGGCTTTCAGAAACCATCTACGTCAGCATTCCCTGCACCAGTACCTCTAAATTCAGGAAATATTTCTGTTCAGGACAGCCATACATCTGATAATTTGTCATTGCTAGCAACAGGAATGCCGGGCACTTCATACAGTCTGTCATCACACCAAGGATGGCCTCAAGATCAAGAGTCAGCAAGGACAGAACAGATATATTCCCAGAAACAGGAGACATCTTTGTCTGGTAGCCAGTACAACATCAACTTCCAGCAGGGACCTTCTATATCACTGCATTCAGGATTACATCACAGATCTGAAAAAATTTCTGATCATTCTTCTATTAAGCAAGAATATACTCATAAAGCAGGGAGCAGTAAACACCACGGGCCAATTTCTGCTGCACCTGGAATAATTCCTCAGAAAATGTCTTTagataaatacagagaaaaacGTAAACTAGAAACTCTTGACCTGGACGTAAGGGATCACTATATAGCTGCCCAGGTAGAACAGCAGCACAAACACGTGCAGCCACAGGCAGCCAGCAGCAGCTCCGTAACTTCTcccattaaaatgaaaattccCATCACAAACCCTGAAAAGCCTGAAAAATACATGGCcgataaaaaggaaaagagcgGCTCACTGAAATTACGGATCCCAATACCACCCACTGATAAAAATGCCAGTAAAGAAGAactgaaaatgaagataaaagtTTCGTCCTCAGAAAGACACAGCTCTTCTGATGAAGGCAGTGGGAAGAGTAAGCATTCAAGCCCACATATTACCAGAGACCACAAGGACAAGCACAAGGAGCACCCCTCCAACCGCCACCACACCAGTAGTCACAAGCACGCCCACTCACACAGTGGCAGCAGCAGTGGTGGCAGTAAGCACAGTGCTGACGGAATACCACCCACTATCCTGAGGAGTCCGATGGGCCTGAGCAGTGATGGCATTTCCTCTAGTTCCAGCTCTTCAAGGAAGAAGCTGCATGTCAATGACGCACCTCACAACCACCACTCCAAAATGAGCAAAAGTTCCAAAAGTTCAGGTAGTTCATCTAGTTCTTCCTCCTCTGTTAAGCAGTATATATCCTCTCACAACTCTGTTTTTAACCATCCCTTACCCCCTCCTCCCCCTGTCACATACCAGGTGGGCTACGGACATCTCAGCACCCTCGTGAAACTGGACAAGAAGCCAGTGGAGACCAACGGTCCTGATGCCAATCACGAGTACAGTACAAACAGCCAGCATATGGACTACAAAGACACATTCGACATGCTGGACTCGCTGTTAAGTGCCCAAGGAATGAACATGTAA
- the CCNT2 gene encoding cyclin-T2 isoform X4, protein MLLKIFSSIENDGALVIFVSTSKDLAQTSYFMATNSLHLTTFCLQYKPTVIACVCIHLACKWSNWEIPVSTDGKHWWEYVDPTVTLELLDELTHEFLQILEKTPSRLKRIRNWRANQAAKKPKVDGQVSETPLLGSSLVQNSILVDSVTGVPTNPGFQKPSTSAFPAPVPLNSGNISVQDSHTSDNLSLLATGMPGTSYSLSSHQGWPQDQESARTEQIYSQKQETSLSGSQYNINFQQGPSISLHSGLHHRSEKISDHSSIKQEYTHKAGSSKHHGPISAAPGIIPQKMSLDKYREKRKLETLDLDVRDHYIAAQVEQQHKHVQPQAASSSSVTSPIKMKIPITNPEKPEKYMADKKEKSGSLKLRIPIPPTDKNASKEELKMKIKVSSSERHSSSDEGSGKSKHSSPHITRDHKDKHKEHPSNRHHTSSHKHAHSHSGSSSGGSKHSADGIPPTILRSPMGLSSDGISSSSSSSRKKLHVNDAPHNHHSKMSKSSKSSGSSSSSSSSVKQYISSHNSVFNHPLPPPPPVTYQVGYGHLSTLVKLDKKPVETNGPDANHEYSTNSQHMDYKDTFDMLDSLLSAQGMNM, encoded by the exons ATGTTGTTGAAGATTTTCAGTAGTATAGAAAATGATGGCGCTCTTGTGATATTTGTAAGTA CAAGCAAGGATTTGGCACAGACATCCTATTTCATGGCTACCAACAG TCTACATCTTACAACCTTCTGTCTTCAGTACAAACCAACAGTGATAGCATGTGTATGCATTCATTTGGCTTGCAAATGGTCCAATTGGGAGATTCCTGTGTCAACTGATGGAAAGCATTGGTGGGAATATGTGGATCCTACAGTTACTCTAGAATTACTAGATG agctAACACATGAGTTTCTACAAATATTGGAGAAAACGCCTAGTAGGTTGAAGAGGATTCGAAACTGGAGG GCTAATCAGGCAGCTAAGAAGCCAAAAGTAGATGGACAAGTATCAGAGACACCGCTTCTTGGCTCATCGTTGGTCCAGAATTCCATTTTAGTAGATAGTGTCACTGGTGTGCCTACAAACCCAGGCTTTCAGAAACCATCTACGTCAGCATTCCCTGCACCAGTACCTCTAAATTCAGGAAATATTTCTGTTCAGGACAGCCATACATCTGATAATTTGTCATTGCTAGCAACAGGAATGCCGGGCACTTCATACAGTCTGTCATCACACCAAGGATGGCCTCAAGATCAAGAGTCAGCAAGGACAGAACAGATATATTCCCAGAAACAGGAGACATCTTTGTCTGGTAGCCAGTACAACATCAACTTCCAGCAGGGACCTTCTATATCACTGCATTCAGGATTACATCACAGATCTGAAAAAATTTCTGATCATTCTTCTATTAAGCAAGAATATACTCATAAAGCAGGGAGCAGTAAACACCACGGGCCAATTTCTGCTGCACCTGGAATAATTCCTCAGAAAATGTCTTTagataaatacagagaaaaacGTAAACTAGAAACTCTTGACCTGGACGTAAGGGATCACTATATAGCTGCCCAGGTAGAACAGCAGCACAAACACGTGCAGCCACAGGCAGCCAGCAGCAGCTCCGTAACTTCTcccattaaaatgaaaattccCATCACAAACCCTGAAAAGCCTGAAAAATACATGGCcgataaaaaggaaaagagcgGCTCACTGAAATTACGGATCCCAATACCACCCACTGATAAAAATGCCAGTAAAGAAGAactgaaaatgaagataaaagtTTCGTCCTCAGAAAGACACAGCTCTTCTGATGAAGGCAGTGGGAAGAGTAAGCATTCAAGCCCACATATTACCAGAGACCACAAGGACAAGCACAAGGAGCACCCCTCCAACCGCCACCACACCAGTAGTCACAAGCACGCCCACTCACACAGTGGCAGCAGCAGTGGTGGCAGTAAGCACAGTGCTGACGGAATACCACCCACTATCCTGAGGAGTCCGATGGGCCTGAGCAGTGATGGCATTTCCTCTAGTTCCAGCTCTTCAAGGAAGAAGCTGCATGTCAATGACGCACCTCACAACCACCACTCCAAAATGAGCAAAAGTTCCAAAAGTTCAGGTAGTTCATCTAGTTCTTCCTCCTCTGTTAAGCAGTATATATCCTCTCACAACTCTGTTTTTAACCATCCCTTACCCCCTCCTCCCCCTGTCACATACCAGGTGGGCTACGGACATCTCAGCACCCTCGTGAAACTGGACAAGAAGCCAGTGGAGACCAACGGTCCTGATGCCAATCACGAGTACAGTACAAACAGCCAGCATATGGACTACAAAGACACATTCGACATGCTGGACTCGCTGTTAAGTGCCCAAGGAATGAACATGTAA